The following are encoded together in the Kribbella voronezhensis genome:
- a CDS encoding S8 family peptidase: MNRARSLPLATGAVLLAGALVLPASPSSAATPPAVPAGTRITLVPTTVTLVTGDKVTLTPDPSGGEPAMSVAAATRSDGSTPIVRIRLQKDRSLVVPDDAMPYLASGVLDPTLFDVGYLASNGYADATDSTLPLITQMASSVPLAKVRGSADALPGVTPTHDLTSLHGTATKLPKSQAAAFWAAIGARPAAGRKAALSRSVAKVWLDRKVRATLDQSVPMIGAPQAWAAGYTGKGVKVAILDTGIDETHPDLQGKVSVSKNFTSDPSVADGFGHGTHVASIITGTGAASGGRYKGVAPDVSLLIGKVLDHTGFGDESDVIAGMEWAAAQGARVVNLSLGGPAPVDEAQDPGALAVDKLSATTNTLFVVAAGNSGGKSTIGSPGVAEAALTVASVDKADHLASYSSRGPLLYNDRVEKPDIAGPGSDIVAARAAGTTMGTPVDEHYTTASGTSMATPHVAGAAAILAQEHPDWTGPELKAALMASSKDDGYNAFEQGAGRVDLVRATSQQVTSTTTNLDFAKVVNNRTDADKKQVTYRNDSANDITLTISHKLGAIGVDAASALTMPSQLTVPAHGSATLDVTLNPAGLAEGLYSGAVVATSGDVQLRTPVGFRRTPFTYPVQLNLKSTGELETGAWVQAFNLDQPGTPLIDVWMPSSGDAHSATITLELTPGHWSINTGANRLLASRRREAVALYQPEVNVNGPVVLDLDDKDAVPIRFSTERPSRQQAGGLKYQRMTADRSDWVTEITNTGWGDDVMYVSPTKAVTIGSQYLKFESTRGKTPVELSVDSRNGRGTRFNANYWHFLGGEKTFNGTYRHLPVVDVGESIEPSEAGALRGKLVLMTRSIGDGTRTVCELPEADLQAARAAGAVGVLEEPGPLCEGVPGISVMTYLPVVGIDNVEGAQLRKLLAAGPVTVNVVGTPVSPYIYHVAMTEQGSIPAKLDYRFTDKQLARISTSYHADEPTDLAKPGVEQVGSKFDPSWEFQLFLYPGMLQLPGGREELYGPIKPGQQWVRGAAVNQDLVETEELRTTLRAGWMPAETWLVAPRGIGPATVPPASTNLSHLGWCFACRYDNTLNVLPAYTSSSPFSMSPRVVTNGTITLSRDGTVIPPTPYKGTTAYELAPEAAQYKLVSDWDLSKAADASALMYKYGAKQHTEWTFTSGRVTSADMGNTECLRNWSDGTPDGPCAPQQLLYLRYKADTDANNKVRRGFSTLRITPYYEATAHPKTAAFRSVRVKVSYDDGVTWVNARGIKAAGGYDVLLFTPLKGAATQALTVHVDATDLNGNTVSQTIYRSYGLR; this comes from the coding sequence ATGAACCGTGCTAGATCCCTCCCGCTCGCGACCGGCGCAGTACTGCTGGCCGGTGCCCTGGTGCTGCCTGCCAGCCCTTCGTCGGCCGCCACTCCGCCGGCCGTTCCTGCCGGGACCCGGATCACCCTCGTGCCGACGACGGTGACCCTGGTGACCGGCGACAAGGTGACGCTCACTCCGGACCCGTCCGGGGGCGAGCCGGCGATGTCGGTGGCCGCGGCCACCCGGTCCGACGGGTCGACGCCGATCGTGCGGATCCGGCTGCAGAAGGACCGCTCGCTCGTGGTACCGGATGACGCGATGCCTTATCTGGCGTCCGGCGTACTCGATCCGACTTTGTTCGACGTCGGCTACCTGGCGTCCAACGGCTATGCGGACGCGACCGACAGCACGCTGCCGCTGATCACGCAGATGGCGAGTTCGGTGCCACTGGCCAAGGTGCGCGGCTCTGCCGATGCGTTGCCGGGTGTCACACCGACGCACGACCTGACCAGCCTGCACGGAACGGCGACCAAGCTGCCGAAGTCGCAGGCCGCCGCGTTCTGGGCGGCGATCGGGGCTCGGCCGGCTGCCGGCCGAAAGGCAGCGCTGAGCAGGTCGGTGGCGAAGGTCTGGCTGGACCGGAAGGTCCGGGCGACGCTGGACCAGAGCGTGCCGATGATCGGCGCTCCGCAGGCCTGGGCCGCCGGGTACACCGGCAAGGGAGTCAAGGTCGCGATCCTGGACACCGGCATCGACGAGACGCACCCGGATCTGCAGGGCAAGGTGAGTGTCTCGAAGAACTTCACCAGCGATCCGAGCGTGGCCGACGGCTTCGGCCACGGCACCCATGTCGCCTCGATCATCACCGGAACGGGTGCTGCCTCGGGCGGCAGGTACAAAGGCGTGGCGCCCGACGTCTCGCTGTTGATCGGCAAGGTGCTCGACCACACCGGCTTCGGCGACGAGTCCGATGTGATCGCCGGGATGGAGTGGGCCGCCGCCCAGGGTGCGCGCGTCGTCAACCTCAGCCTCGGCGGTCCGGCTCCTGTCGACGAGGCGCAGGATCCTGGCGCCCTGGCCGTCGACAAGCTCAGCGCCACCACGAACACCCTGTTCGTCGTCGCGGCGGGCAATTCCGGGGGAAAGTCCACGATCGGCTCGCCGGGTGTCGCCGAGGCCGCGCTGACGGTGGCGTCGGTCGACAAGGCCGACCACCTGGCGTCGTACTCGAGTCGTGGTCCGTTGCTCTACAACGACCGCGTCGAGAAGCCGGACATCGCCGGGCCCGGCTCCGACATCGTGGCCGCCCGTGCCGCCGGCACGACCATGGGTACGCCGGTCGACGAGCACTACACGACAGCCTCCGGTACGTCGATGGCCACGCCCCACGTCGCCGGAGCGGCCGCGATCCTCGCGCAGGAGCACCCGGACTGGACCGGCCCCGAGCTCAAGGCGGCGCTGATGGCGTCGAGCAAGGACGACGGGTACAACGCGTTCGAGCAGGGTGCGGGCCGGGTCGACCTCGTCCGCGCCACCAGCCAGCAGGTCACCAGCACGACCACCAACCTCGACTTCGCCAAGGTGGTCAACAACCGGACCGACGCGGACAAGAAGCAGGTCACCTACCGCAACGACTCCGCGAACGACATCACCCTGACCATCAGCCACAAGCTCGGTGCGATCGGTGTGGACGCCGCGAGCGCCTTGACTATGCCGTCGCAGTTGACGGTCCCAGCGCACGGCTCCGCGACACTCGACGTCACGCTCAACCCGGCCGGCCTGGCAGAAGGCCTGTACTCCGGTGCGGTGGTCGCCACGTCCGGCGACGTGCAACTACGTACGCCGGTGGGCTTCCGGCGTACTCCGTTCACCTACCCGGTCCAGCTCAACCTGAAGTCCACCGGCGAGCTGGAGACCGGCGCCTGGGTCCAGGCGTTCAACCTCGACCAGCCCGGTACGCCGCTGATCGACGTCTGGATGCCCTCGTCGGGCGACGCCCACTCGGCAACGATCACGCTCGAGCTCACCCCCGGTCACTGGAGCATCAACACCGGCGCCAACCGGCTGCTGGCGTCGCGGCGCCGGGAGGCGGTCGCGCTCTACCAGCCCGAGGTGAACGTCAACGGTCCGGTCGTCCTGGACCTCGACGACAAGGACGCGGTGCCGATCCGGTTCAGCACGGAGCGTCCCAGTCGCCAGCAGGCCGGCGGCCTGAAGTACCAGCGGATGACGGCCGACCGTTCCGACTGGGTCACCGAGATCACCAACACGGGCTGGGGCGACGACGTGATGTACGTCAGCCCGACGAAGGCGGTCACCATCGGTTCGCAGTACCTGAAGTTCGAATCGACGCGAGGGAAGACGCCGGTGGAGCTGTCCGTGGACAGTCGCAACGGCCGGGGTACGAGGTTCAACGCGAACTACTGGCACTTCCTCGGTGGCGAGAAGACCTTCAACGGCACCTACCGGCATCTTCCGGTGGTCGATGTCGGCGAGTCGATCGAGCCGTCGGAGGCCGGTGCCTTGCGCGGCAAGCTGGTGCTGATGACCCGCAGCATCGGCGACGGCACTCGCACGGTCTGCGAACTGCCCGAAGCGGATCTGCAGGCTGCCCGGGCGGCCGGCGCCGTCGGCGTACTGGAGGAGCCCGGGCCGCTGTGTGAAGGAGTCCCCGGGATCAGCGTGATGACGTATCTGCCGGTGGTCGGGATCGACAACGTCGAAGGTGCCCAGCTCCGCAAACTGCTCGCGGCCGGTCCGGTCACCGTGAACGTGGTCGGTACGCCGGTCTCGCCGTACATCTACCACGTCGCGATGACCGAGCAGGGCAGCATTCCGGCCAAGCTCGACTACCGCTTCACCGACAAGCAATTGGCGCGGATCAGCACCAGCTACCACGCGGACGAGCCGACCGATCTGGCGAAGCCCGGTGTCGAGCAGGTCGGCTCCAAGTTCGATCCGAGCTGGGAGTTCCAGCTGTTCCTCTACCCGGGCATGCTGCAGTTGCCGGGCGGCCGGGAGGAGCTCTACGGGCCGATCAAGCCGGGGCAGCAATGGGTCCGGGGCGCGGCGGTCAACCAGGATCTGGTCGAGACCGAGGAACTGCGCACCACCCTGCGCGCCGGCTGGATGCCGGCCGAGACCTGGCTGGTGGCACCTAGAGGCATCGGTCCCGCGACGGTGCCGCCCGCGTCGACCAACCTGTCTCATCTGGGCTGGTGCTTCGCCTGCCGGTACGACAACACGCTGAACGTGCTGCCGGCGTACACGAGCAGCAGTCCGTTCAGTATGTCTCCGAGGGTCGTCACCAACGGCACGATCACGCTGTCGCGGGATGGCACGGTGATCCCGCCGACGCCGTACAAGGGCACGACGGCGTACGAGCTGGCGCCCGAAGCAGCGCAGTACAAGCTGGTGTCGGACTGGGATCTGTCCAAGGCGGCGGACGCTTCTGCGCTGATGTACAAGTACGGAGCCAAGCAGCACACCGAGTGGACCTTCACGTCGGGTCGGGTCACGTCGGCTGACATGGGCAACACCGAGTGCCTGCGCAACTGGAGCGACGGTACGCCCGACGGGCCTTGTGCGCCGCAGCAACTGCTCTACCTGCGATACAAGGCGGACACGGATGCGAACAACAAGGTGCGGCGCGGGTTCAGCACGCTGCGCATCACGCCGTACTACGAGGCGACCGCGCACCCGAAGACGGCCGCGTTCAGGTCGGTGAGAGTGAAGGTCAGCTACGACGACGGCGTGACCTGGGTGAACGCGCGCGGGATCAAGGCGGCCGGCGGGTACGACGTACTGCTGTTCACGCCGTTGAAGGGAGCGGCGACCCAGGCCCTGACCGTGCACGTCGACGCGACCGACCTGAACGGCAACACGGTCTCGCAGACGATCTATCGCAGCTACGGCCTCCGGTAA
- a CDS encoding ABC transporter transmembrane domain-containing protein, translating into MSLRLIPFADPGVPDTRSGLRLILWLEHQQLRGQAVAVAWGLVYFGGIAAAPVSVGLAVQAVIDRSWPRLLLAGLLLLVMGAAKAGADSYFHRAVVTNWIATASRIQQLISRKAAELGSMLTRRIAAGEVVAVSSGDVEKIGWFVEVLGRFTAALLTCFAVVIGLLFYEPQLGLIVAVAVPVLAVSIVPLMGPAERRADQQRAKGGRATELAADTVAGLRVLRGIGGEQLFLDRYREASQEYRASAVRSARMWSLIAALQVLLFGLFLVLIVWFGIRLVTSGRISVGELVTTYGFITFMMVPLQTFEETASAFIFSKVSARRAARVLSLRRSDGDAATLEAQVPAGDLFDPITGLSVPAGSFTAVVCGNPDASGRLADRLGGHSPDAEPGQASVLLDGVALDELPLDSARTAVLVQDKDPVLLSGTVRDLFDVPSSGAVSVEAALDAAQCEDILDVLRQSLPSGGTDATQAVLTERGRSLSGGQRQRVALARSLYVDPALLVLDEPTSAVDAHTEARIADSLRLLRSGRTTVVFTSSPLMLDRADRVVFVPDGRVEAVGTHHELINTNNRYRAVVTREDEPTYEESA; encoded by the coding sequence ATGTCGCTGCGCCTCATTCCCTTCGCCGACCCGGGTGTACCCGATACCCGGTCCGGCCTCCGACTCATTCTCTGGCTCGAACATCAGCAGCTCCGCGGGCAGGCGGTCGCGGTCGCCTGGGGCCTGGTGTACTTCGGTGGCATCGCCGCCGCCCCGGTCTCGGTCGGCCTCGCCGTCCAGGCCGTGATCGACAGGTCCTGGCCGCGGTTGCTGCTGGCCGGTCTGCTGCTGCTCGTGATGGGCGCTGCCAAGGCCGGCGCCGACTCCTACTTCCACCGCGCCGTGGTGACCAACTGGATCGCTACGGCATCCCGCATCCAGCAGCTGATCTCGCGGAAGGCCGCCGAGCTCGGCTCGATGCTGACCCGGCGGATCGCCGCCGGTGAAGTGGTCGCCGTGAGCAGCGGCGACGTCGAGAAGATCGGCTGGTTCGTCGAGGTGCTCGGCCGGTTCACGGCCGCTCTGCTGACCTGCTTCGCCGTGGTGATCGGCCTGCTCTTCTACGAACCGCAGCTCGGCCTGATCGTCGCCGTCGCCGTCCCGGTGCTGGCTGTCTCGATCGTGCCGCTGATGGGTCCGGCCGAGCGCCGGGCCGACCAGCAGCGCGCCAAGGGCGGCCGGGCCACCGAGCTCGCCGCCGACACGGTCGCCGGCCTGCGCGTACTGCGTGGCATCGGTGGCGAGCAGCTCTTCCTCGACCGGTACCGCGAGGCTTCGCAGGAGTACCGGGCGAGCGCTGTCCGGTCGGCCCGGATGTGGTCGCTGATCGCGGCCCTGCAGGTGCTGCTGTTCGGTCTGTTCCTGGTGCTGATCGTCTGGTTCGGCATCCGGCTGGTGACCTCCGGACGGATCAGCGTCGGCGAGCTCGTCACGACGTACGGCTTCATCACCTTCATGATGGTGCCGCTGCAGACGTTCGAGGAGACGGCGAGCGCGTTCATCTTCTCGAAGGTGTCCGCACGTCGTGCCGCGCGAGTGCTCTCGTTGCGGCGTTCGGACGGCGACGCGGCGACGCTGGAAGCCCAGGTGCCGGCAGGTGACCTGTTCGACCCGATCACTGGGCTGTCCGTTCCGGCTGGGTCCTTCACTGCCGTGGTCTGCGGCAACCCGGACGCCAGTGGACGGCTGGCGGATCGCCTGGGCGGTCACAGCCCCGATGCCGAACCAGGGCAGGCCTCTGTGCTGCTCGACGGCGTAGCGCTGGACGAGCTCCCGCTCGACTCGGCGCGGACCGCAGTGCTCGTGCAGGACAAGGATCCGGTGCTGCTGTCCGGCACGGTCCGCGACCTGTTCGACGTACCGTCCAGTGGGGCCGTTTCGGTAGAAGCAGCGCTGGATGCTGCTCAGTGCGAGGACATCCTGGACGTACTGCGTCAGTCGCTGCCGTCAGGTGGTACCGATGCCACCCAGGCCGTGTTGACCGAGCGCGGCCGGTCACTGTCCGGCGGCCAGCGTCAGCGAGTCGCTCTGGCCCGCTCGCTGTACGTCGATCCGGCGCTGCTGGTGCTGGACGAGCCGACCAGTGCCGTGGACGCGCACACCGAGGCCCGGATCGCCGACAGCCTGCGGTTGCTCCGGTCCGGCCGGACCACCGTGGTGTTCACGTCCAGCCCGTTGATGCTGGACCGTGCGGACCGGGTCGTGTTCGTTCCGGACGGCCGGGTCGAGGCAGTCGGCACCCATCACGAACTCATCAACACCAACAACAGGTACCGCGCGGTCGTCACCCGTGAGGACGAGCCAACCTACGAGGAGTCGGCGTGA
- a CDS encoding ArsR/SmtB family transcription factor — translation MLRIIFTERDLTRVRLAGTPDPLWEITNSLDRLQTRRGRWAYAHWYRSTQEALTDQSLQRMVTDLLLPLFPRAAYFPDFLTPPAALEGLDAGIDAVLATPSERVTRELKTLALVHHVPSWGKRLAAGEMRTELDTALRTYHHKVIEPHDESIQAAVAADRALRSRALMRGGVDQLLKSYWPLMRWQYPVLEVQYPYDRTLHLAGRGLLLSPSYFCWHYPVALADDELPPMLSYPLLNKADSDETEPPKPSTAALLGTTRAAVLQATSEGLTTGEIARRVGIGAPTASHHLTVLRDSGLIASRRHQATLLHVLTPLGAALLRQNPRPR, via the coding sequence ATGCTGCGGATCATCTTCACCGAGCGCGACCTGACCCGGGTTCGCCTCGCCGGTACGCCGGATCCGCTCTGGGAGATCACCAACAGCCTCGACCGCCTGCAGACCCGCCGCGGCCGCTGGGCGTACGCGCACTGGTACCGGTCCACCCAGGAAGCCCTGACCGATCAGAGCCTGCAACGGATGGTCACCGACCTCCTGCTGCCTCTCTTCCCCCGCGCGGCCTACTTCCCCGACTTCCTCACTCCACCCGCCGCCTTGGAGGGACTCGACGCCGGCATCGACGCCGTCCTCGCCACGCCGTCGGAGCGCGTCACCCGCGAACTGAAGACGCTGGCACTCGTCCACCACGTCCCTTCCTGGGGCAAGCGGCTGGCCGCCGGCGAGATGCGAACCGAACTCGACACGGCGCTGCGCACCTACCACCACAAGGTGATCGAGCCGCACGACGAGAGCATCCAAGCAGCGGTCGCCGCCGACCGGGCGCTGCGATCACGTGCGCTGATGCGCGGCGGCGTCGACCAGCTACTCAAGAGCTATTGGCCCCTGATGCGCTGGCAGTACCCAGTGCTCGAGGTGCAGTACCCGTACGACAGGACGCTCCACCTGGCCGGCCGCGGCCTGCTGCTCTCGCCGTCCTACTTCTGCTGGCACTACCCCGTCGCACTGGCCGACGACGAGCTACCGCCGATGCTGAGCTATCCCTTGCTCAACAAGGCCGACAGCGACGAGACCGAGCCGCCCAAGCCATCAACAGCCGCCCTGCTCGGTACGACGAGGGCCGCGGTCCTGCAAGCGACCAGTGAGGGCCTGACGACCGGTGAGATAGCCCGTCGCGTCGGCATCGGTGCACCTACGGCAAGCCATCACCTGACCGTACTGCGCGACAGCGGGCTCATCGCCAGTCGCCGCCACCAGGCCACCCTCCTGCACGTCCTGACTCCGCTGGGAGCGGCCCTTCTACGCCAGAACCCACGGCCGCGCTGA
- a CDS encoding GTP pyrophosphokinase: MGGVEVREWTVQAAGQYERTHQQYVGGARKLEALINELIGEEEGINYLSATARAKEPESFLAKASKPHPDDPTRPKYDDPLNQITDLVAARIITFLVEAVDRVCEVIESEFEIVEHTDMGAHTRAQGAFGYASKHYLVRLNAHRRELPEYAVLKNLTMEIQVRTAVQHAWAEFEHDIRYKLDIPPDRKPEFDRRFLLAAALMELADNEFAEIDKLYRELAAAEPDAAPMDLTTSTLTTYLTRRYPDAPHAKTNHYAWILGILAKLGVTTEEQLTELLRGIDSAAVQAAMTHRFPAGTVRRLDDDLLAAKGLEYVDLFPEEERRQKILRGRYKALVRSGLLEG; the protein is encoded by the coding sequence ATGGGCGGGGTTGAGGTGCGGGAGTGGACCGTGCAGGCCGCTGGGCAGTACGAGCGGACGCATCAGCAGTACGTCGGTGGCGCGCGGAAGCTGGAAGCGCTGATCAACGAGCTGATCGGTGAGGAAGAGGGCATCAACTACCTCTCCGCGACCGCCCGGGCCAAGGAGCCTGAGTCGTTCCTGGCGAAGGCGTCGAAGCCGCATCCGGACGACCCGACCAGACCGAAGTACGACGATCCGCTGAACCAGATCACCGACCTGGTCGCGGCCCGGATCATCACCTTCCTGGTGGAGGCCGTGGACCGGGTCTGCGAGGTGATCGAGTCGGAGTTCGAGATCGTCGAGCACACCGACATGGGTGCGCACACCCGGGCGCAGGGCGCGTTCGGGTACGCGAGCAAGCACTACCTGGTCCGGTTGAACGCGCATCGGCGCGAGCTGCCGGAGTACGCCGTACTGAAGAACCTCACGATGGAGATCCAGGTCCGTACGGCGGTCCAGCACGCGTGGGCCGAGTTCGAGCACGACATCCGGTACAAGCTGGACATCCCGCCGGATCGCAAGCCCGAGTTCGACCGGCGGTTCCTGCTCGCGGCCGCGTTGATGGAGCTGGCGGACAACGAGTTCGCGGAGATCGACAAGCTGTACCGCGAGCTGGCGGCCGCCGAGCCCGACGCGGCGCCTATGGACCTCACCACGTCGACGCTGACGACGTACCTGACCAGGCGCTACCCGGACGCACCGCACGCCAAGACGAACCACTACGCGTGGATCCTTGGGATCCTGGCCAAGCTGGGCGTGACGACGGAGGAGCAGCTGACAGAGCTGCTCCGTGGGATCGACAGCGCGGCAGTGCAGGCAGCGATGACGCACCGGTTCCCTGCCGGCACGGTACGTCGGCTCGACGACGACCTGCTCGCGGCGAAGGGCCTGGAGTACGTGGACCTCTTCCCGGAGGAGGAGCGTCGGCAGAAGATCCTCCGCGGTCGCTACAAGGCTCTCGTCCGCAGTGGTCTGCTGGAGGGTTGA
- a CDS encoding MFS transporter — MPELSRRRRLLVLAICCLSLFIVGLDSTIVNLALPSIRSDLNASVAKLQWTIDAYTLVIASLLMVSGSTADRVGRRRTFQVGLVMFGLGSLLCGFAPSVDLLIAFRMLQAIGGSMLNPVAMSIITNTFPVPRERAQAIGIWGGVVGLSMAVGPVVGGVLVDTAGWRSIFWINVPVALVAVLLTALFVPESRAAVARRIDPVGQVLVILLLVGLTYGIIEGRSAGWTSPLILGCFGLVVVAAVSLVLYEHRRREPLLDPRFFRSLPFSGATVIAVSGFAALSGFLFLNSLYLQDVRGFSALHAGLLTLPMAAMTVVFAPLSGRIVGARGARIPLVIAGSMLAVSGPVLSRLTDSTATPVLLGGYLIFGLGFGMLNAPITNTAVSGMPLSQAGVAAAIASTSRQVGASLGVAIVGTVLTARLTSSFETSFVPAARLCWYIITTCGLLVLLLGLLTTTAYARATAAKVADEFS, encoded by the coding sequence GTGCCGGAACTGAGTCGGCGGCGGCGGTTGCTGGTGTTGGCGATCTGTTGTCTGAGTCTGTTCATCGTCGGGCTCGACTCGACCATCGTGAACCTGGCGCTGCCGTCGATCCGCTCGGACCTGAACGCCTCGGTGGCCAAACTGCAGTGGACCATCGACGCCTACACGCTGGTGATCGCCAGTCTGCTGATGGTGTCCGGTTCGACCGCCGACCGGGTCGGCCGGCGGCGGACGTTCCAGGTCGGGCTGGTGATGTTCGGCCTGGGTTCGTTGCTCTGCGGGTTCGCGCCGAGCGTCGACCTGCTGATCGCGTTCCGGATGTTGCAGGCGATCGGCGGGTCGATGCTCAACCCGGTCGCCATGTCGATCATCACCAACACCTTCCCGGTTCCGCGGGAACGTGCCCAGGCGATCGGGATCTGGGGTGGCGTCGTGGGGCTGAGCATGGCCGTCGGGCCGGTTGTCGGCGGTGTCCTGGTCGACACGGCGGGCTGGCGGTCGATCTTCTGGATCAACGTGCCGGTCGCGCTGGTCGCAGTACTGCTCACCGCGCTGTTCGTACCGGAGTCGCGGGCCGCCGTGGCGCGCCGGATCGACCCGGTCGGCCAGGTGCTGGTGATCCTGCTGCTGGTCGGGCTCACCTACGGCATCATCGAAGGGCGGTCCGCGGGCTGGACGTCGCCGCTGATTCTGGGGTGCTTCGGGCTTGTGGTGGTCGCCGCGGTGTCGCTGGTGCTCTACGAACACCGCCGGCGGGAGCCGTTGCTCGATCCGCGGTTCTTCCGGAGCCTGCCGTTCTCCGGGGCGACGGTGATCGCGGTGTCGGGCTTTGCTGCGCTGTCCGGGTTCCTGTTCCTGAATTCCCTTTATTTACAAGATGTTCGCGGGTTCTCGGCGTTGCATGCCGGGTTGCTGACGTTGCCGATGGCAGCGATGACGGTCGTGTTCGCGCCGTTGTCCGGGCGGATCGTGGGAGCGCGCGGGGCGCGGATTCCGCTGGTGATCGCCGGTTCCATGCTGGCGGTCAGCGGGCCGGTGCTGTCACGGCTGACGGACAGTACTGCGACCCCGGTGCTGCTCGGCGGGTACCTGATCTTCGGCCTCGGCTTCGGCATGCTGAACGCGCCGATCACCAACACGGCCGTCTCCGGGATGCCACTGTCCCAGGCAGGCGTCGCGGCCGCGATCGCCTCCACCAGTCGCCAGGTGGGCGCGTCCCTCGGCGTCGCGATCGTCGGCACCGTCCTGACCGCTCGCCTGACCAGTTCCTTCGAGACCAGTTTCGTCCCCGCGGCCCGCCTCTGCTGGTACATCATCACCACCTGCGGCCTGCTGGTCCTCCTGCTCGGTTTGCTCACCACGACCGCCTACGCCCGAGCGACCGCCGCCAAGGTCGCCGACGAGTTCTCCTGA
- a CDS encoding helix-turn-helix domain-containing protein: MLESLGIGPAEERLYADLLAHPGSTAEELAGRHPKLPELLASLRAGRLIRDDDGLLSAVPPALALQTTLDAQRLELERAAARVRELDRLHRATPDPFRRAPVEVVPGDEAHERLGVLLAATQHELRALDTPPYGKVLEPADAEPAVMSLQRGVRQRIVYDRAAVGEHELDTMLPGLAAGEEARVVGEVPLRLSIFDDRAAALPLRVGLVQTEGLLLVWPSSLLDALIALFERVWDSALPLILDETTTAGGEADDDRTLIALLAAGMGDQAIARHLGISLRTVGRRVQRVQNDLNAATRFQAGVAVGIQLAEQGRIHGPKTV, encoded by the coding sequence ATGCTGGAGAGTCTCGGGATCGGCCCCGCGGAGGAGCGGCTGTACGCCGACCTGCTCGCCCACCCCGGCAGCACGGCCGAGGAGCTGGCCGGCCGGCATCCGAAGCTCCCCGAGTTGCTGGCCTCGCTGCGGGCCGGCCGGCTGATCCGGGACGACGACGGCCTCCTCTCGGCCGTCCCGCCCGCGCTCGCACTGCAGACCACCCTGGACGCGCAGCGACTCGAACTCGAGCGGGCCGCCGCCCGGGTTCGCGAACTGGATCGGTTGCACAGGGCAACACCGGATCCGTTCCGCCGCGCACCGGTCGAGGTCGTGCCCGGCGACGAGGCGCACGAGCGGCTCGGCGTCCTGCTCGCGGCGACCCAGCACGAGTTGCGCGCGCTCGACACCCCGCCGTACGGCAAGGTGCTGGAGCCGGCGGATGCCGAGCCCGCCGTGATGTCCCTGCAGCGCGGCGTGCGGCAGCGCATCGTCTACGACCGCGCCGCCGTCGGGGAGCACGAGCTGGACACGATGCTGCCGGGACTGGCCGCGGGTGAGGAGGCGCGGGTCGTCGGCGAGGTCCCGTTGCGGCTGTCGATCTTCGACGACCGGGCGGCCGCCCTGCCGCTGCGGGTGGGCCTGGTCCAGACCGAAGGGCTGCTCCTGGTCTGGCCGAGCAGCCTGCTCGATGCGCTGATCGCGCTGTTCGAGCGGGTCTGGGACAGCGCGCTGCCGCTGATCCTGGACGAGACCACGACGGCCGGCGGGGAGGCCGACGACGACCGGACCCTGATCGCGCTGCTGGCCGCGGGGATGGGTGACCAGGCGATCGCCCGGCACCTCGGCATCAGCCTGCGGACGGTCGGCCGCCGGGTCCAGCGGGTGCAGAACGACCTGAACGCGGCGACCCGGTTCCAGGCGGGCGTCGCGGTCGGCATCCAACTGGCGGAACAGGGCCGGATCCACGGACCGAAAACGGTTTGA